The Leucothrix mucor DSM 2157 DNA window ATTAATTGAACAAAGAGTGCACAGCAGTAGTGCGGATACGCCCACATCTGATGCGGCTTATTCTGCTTGTGCTATGCTGTGAGCAAATAATTGTCGGAGTACAATCATGAGTTCACTGGATACCTTACAAAAACAATTAGAGCCGCTCAAAGACAGTGGCCATGCGCCTGTCCACCTATGGCACCCGGAGCATCATGGCAAGGTTGATATCGTGATTCATCATGATGGCAGCTGGACGCATGAGGGTGGCCCGATTAAGCGTGAAGCACTGGTTCGTTTGTTTGCTAGCGTGCTGTGGTATGAAAATGGCGAGCATTATCTCAAGACGCCTGCTGAGCAGATGCAGATTATGGTTGAGACAACGCCGTTTTTGATTACGCAGATGACTGTGCAAGCGAAGGGAACACCAGAGCAGACGATTGTATTCACTACCAGCTATAACGACACCGTGGTGCTTGGGCCGGAGCATGATTTATGGCTAGATAAAACCGTAGTAATAGGCCAGGAAGTACCGTTGGTCGGGGTGCGATATGAAATGTGCGCCCGTTTGGTGCGTAGCGTCTACTTGGAACTGGTTGAGTTGGGTGAGTTGGTTTCAGACAATCAGCATGAGTATTTACGCCTGATGAGCGCGGGGAAGGTATTTCAGTTGCCAATTGCATGAACAGGCGTTAAGTTTCGCTAAATCAGCGTTAATTGGCTATAAAGCTTGTTCAGCTTCGTTCATAAATCATTAAGATGCTGTTCAATAAGAGATGCTTAATATAGCCCACATCAACGGCATGGTGGCCGTTACGAATTAAGACTATACCCCCGTCGCTAAGGATGGCACGAGCAAGACATCGCTCAAGAATGGAAGAGGGCTCAGGCCCTCTATTCGTTTTAACCCGCTTGTTTCACAACCTCAGTCATCAACATATATCCACCGCCTCGAATCGTTTTGAATAAGGGGTGTTGGGCTTCTTCGACCAGAATTTTTTTGCGCAGCTGACCGACGCGTACATCGATCGTACGATCAAATGGCGCGGCATCCCGGCCTCGGGTTTGTTGCAATAAATAATCCCGACTCAGTACCGTTTGTGGGTGCTTCATAAACACTAGTAACAGATCTAATTCAGCCGGTGACAGATCGATCAGGGCTTGCTCAGCATTGTGCAGCTCGCGCACTTTGCTATCCAGTGAATAACCGGCAAAGTGATAACTGCACGTATCCGGTTCGGGCTTGGTTTTTAGCTTCCCTAAACGCCGGAGTACCGCGTTGGAGCGGGCCATTAATTCACTCATATCAAACGGCTTTGGCACATAGTCATCTGCGCCGCCATTTAAGCCAGTGAGTCGATCATTCAGCTCGTTATGCGCAGTGAGCATAATCACGCCGGCTTCATAGTCGCGCTTAATTTCATCCAGCAGGGTAAAGCCGTCTTTTCCGGGTAGGTTGACGTCTAGAAATACGATATCGATTTCGTGCAACTGTAAAATTTGGTGCAGCTCATCGCCGGAGCCTGCGCAATGCACTTGCGCGCCATGGCGCTGAAAATAGCGTTTAATCAGGGATTGGATCGCGACTTCATCATCCACGATCACGATTTGACTGGGGGTATCAGGCATGTTCGGGCTTCAGTATTGCTTTTAGCTTGTTAGCCAGCTCATTTTGCTGGAAGGGCTTACGCAGCAAGTGCTTTTCGTCGAGACTGGACTCCAGTTGTTCGCTGTATCCGGTCATGCAGAGCACTTTGGTCTTTGGATACTGTTGTTTGACTCGCGCGTAAAGGTCTAAACCACTGGTCGAACCTGGCATTACAATGTCGGTAAGCACCAGTTCGTAATCAGGGTTTTGTGAAAGCTGATCCAGTGCGAAATCACCGTTTTCAGCTAAGTCCACAGTGTAGCCCATTTTAGACAAGGTGCGGTGAACAAACTGACGGACCCCTTCGTCATCTTCCACCAATAAAATACGGGCATGTTGCTGTTTGGGTAGAGTGGCCTTCGGCTTCTTTAAGTGAGGGCCGGATGCCTTGGCATCAATCGGAAAAATCAGGCGAATTGTGGTGCCTTCACCCTCTCGGGAGCGGATATCAATGCCGCCGCCGGATTGCTTCACAAAGCCATACACCATACTCAAACCAAGGCCAGTCCCTACGCCGGAGGGTTTGGTGGTATAGAATGGCTCAAAGGCGCGGCTGACAGTTTCATCCGACATGCCTTCGCCTTCATCCGACACGCTAAGCATAATGTAGTGGCCGGTTGGCAGGTCGCTAAAGGTAATGTGGTGCGCGGGCTTTATGTAGTGCTGGGTACGAATGGTGAGTTTGCCGCCTTTAGGCATCGAGTCACGCGCGTTAAGGGTGAGATTGAGCAGGCAGGTTTCCAGCTGATTTTTATCAACCAAAGCGGGCGCTAAACCTGTGGCTAGCCTACGTTTGACCTGCACGGTTTCGCCGAGAGTGCGCTGTAGTAGCACGCTGAACTCTTCAACCAGCGCATTGATATTGGTGGATTCAGGTTTCAATGACTGACGCCGTGAAAAGGTCAGTAAGCGTTGAATTAACTCACCACCACGCTTGGCGGCTTGCTGGCAAGATTGAATCACCTCGCGCATTTCTTCGGTATCTAAACTGTCATCTTCAATGAAGTTGAGATTGCCTAGGATAATGGTCAGCAGATTATTAAAGTCGTGTGCAATACCACCAGTTAAACGCCCCAACGCTTGCATTTTTTGAGATTCGACTAGCTCGCGTTGGGTTTGTTTATGTTCGGTGAGGTCTTGGCCTAAAAAGAAGTAGCCAAGCATTTTGCCGCTTTTATCAAAGTGTGGGATGAAGGAAATCGACACATCCAAAGGAGAGCGGCCTTTGCGGCGAATCACGTATTCGCTGGAGACTTCAGTGCCTTGCAGCACGGTGGCAATGTCATGTTCCATTTTTGCCAGATTGCGCTCTTCGACCAACTCAAAAATCGAGCTACCGATCAGTTGCTCGCGATCTAGCCCAAACCACTCGCGGTGCATATTGTTGATGAATTGGTAGCAGTTGTTTTTATCGACATAGGCGATGAGTGCCGGAACGGCATCGGCGATTTGGCGAATCCATAATTCACTCTTGTGTAGGGCTTCGGCTGTCTTGCGATGGGCTTCGCTTTCGCGGCGATATTCTGCGGTGCGTTTTTTAACACGCTTCTCAAGTCTGGCCTCAGCCTGACGCTGTTCGGTGACATCGGTGTAGGTCGTTACGAAGCCGCCGTTATTCTGCATGGGATTGCCGCGCACTTCGATAATGGTGCCATCAGGTCGAATGCGGTCAAAGACATGGGGCTCAAAGGTTTCGGCTAAGCGAACGCGCTCGGCGACTAATTTATCGATATCGCCCTCGCCATACTCGCCACGTTGCGCATTGAAGCGGAAGATTTCACCGATGTGTTGATCGGTCACCATTAGTGTTTCCGGGACTTCCAAGAGCTCTATCATGCGCTGGTTGCAGGCAATGAGTCGCAAATTTTGATCAAATACTGAGATGCCCTGATCCAGATAGTTGAGGGCATCTAGCGTCCAAGCGCTGCGCTGTTCGAGAGTATTTGGTGGCTTCATTAAATGAGTATTGCTGTTTTTTAGGAACTTGGGGAGTGGTTTTGACGCGCTTTTACCGTGCCTTTACAAAATTTTGTGGGTCGCTGGGCGCCCGTTCTCCGCATTAACATCACTTCACCGACTCGCTTTGCTCGTAAGGACTGCGTGATGTTAATGCGGAGAACGGGCTGGTTTGGTGCGAGTTTTGGGTGGTGGTGGTGGTGGTGGTGGTGGTGGTGGTGGTGGTGGTGGTGGTGGTGGGATAGCAAGGGCGTTAGGTTGATGGGGTGATGGGTTGATGGGTTGATGGGTTGATGGGGTGATGGGGTGATGGGGTGATGGGGTGATGTGGAGATGTGGAGATGTGGAGATGTGGAGATGTGGAGATGTGGAGATGTGGAGATGTGATTTGGGTGTTTTTTACGGCTGGAGGTAACTAATCAGCTTGATCGGGAGGTAAAGTTGTTATTATGGCTTTCGGGCTGTGTGAATGGCCTTAATAAGGTTGCTCTTGGAGTGACCTGCGTACTTTTAGGAGCTTCATGTGAAAATCGTTTCATTGGATCCGGATACTGCGTTTGAGCAAGCGATCAACTCGTTTAATGATGCGAAGAGGCTGGTGGTGGTTGGCTCGCAGCAGAGTATCGAGCAGCTGCAAGAGCAGATGGAGGATATGAGTGAGGGTGAGGATGACATCATTGAAAATGCGATGGATATCGAGCTTGAGGATTGGTTTGAGGATCAGAAGCAGGAGTTGATTAATGGCTTTGAAGATGATGATTTTGATCTTAGCGGGATTGTGGGTGAGTGGCCGGGTGAGGCTGACCTGAAGTCAGATTTTACGTTGGCATTTGATATGTTGTCGGGCGAGGTTGTCGATGATTTATGTGGGTTGAAAATCAAGACGGATGCTTCGTGGAAAATCCCTGCTTATCTGTGCTACGGCGGTTGGAATGCGTGTCCGGAGCCTGAGTTGCAGTGCGCTATTTGGAAGTACTGGGAAGAGAAGTATGGCGCTAAAATTGTCGGAATTAGTGGTGATGTAATAGAGGCTTATGTGTCCAGACCGCCGGAAACGGAAGAGGACGCAATGGAGCTGGCATGGGAGCAATATTTGTACTGTGCTGATATTGTTGATCAGGGCTGCGAGACCATTTCAAATTTGGGGGCGGGTTTAATCAATCATGATAAATGGTATTTCTGGTGGGATTGAATTTGGGAGTCTGAGCTTGAAGGCTGCTGGGGGTTTGCCAATTTCAGACAGAGGTGTATGATAAAAAACATCAAGATAAAGGCTTTTAAAGCGCTGCCTTGAAATTAACTCGGGTTTTAACCAACCCGTCTTTTTCTCAAATCAGTTACTAAGGAGCTTTTCATGACTGATAATACGAATTCAAACCACCAACCTGGCCTATCGACTCTCAGCATTTGGGGAGGCGAGCAGGAGCACGAACTTTACGAGCGTTCGACTCAGGTTCCGGTAGTTCACAGTGTTTCCTTTGCTTATAAAGATATCGATACTTGGCATGCAGTGGCGTTGGAAAAAGAGCCTGGTCACATCTATTCGCGTAATACAAACCCGACTGTGCGTGCCTTTGAAGATAAGGTGAAAGAGCTGGAAGGCGCTGAGGCGGCGACGAGTTTTTCTAGTGGTATGGCGGCGATCAGCAATATCTTCGGGACTTTTTTACGCCCTGGCGATCGCGTGGTTTCGATCAAAGATAGCTACGGTGGAACCAACAAAATATTCACCTCGTTTTTGCCGCCTTTAAATATTGATGTGACCTTATGCGACACGATTGAGTACGAAGAGATTGAGGCAGAGATTGCCAAAGGCTGCACCATGTTGTACCTGGAAACGCCGACCAATCCAACCGTAAAAATCATTGATATCAAGCGACTAGCTGCAGCGGCGAAGAAAGTTGGCGCTTTGGTCGTGGTTGATAACACTTTCGCGACGCCAATTAATCAGAACCCTTTAAAGCTTGGTGCGGACTTGGTGTTGCACTCGGCGTCTAAATATTTGGGTGGTCATGCGGATGCTTTGGGCGGCGTGGCGTGCGGTAATAAAGACCTGATCAAAATGGTGTATCACTACCGTGAAATCAACGGTGCAACACTGGCTCCGATGGATGCCTATAGCTTTATTCGTGGCATGAAAACCTTGAGCTTGCGGGTTGAGCGCCAAAACCAAAGTGCGATGAAAATTGCGACGTGGTTGCAGAGCCATCCAGCGGTTGAGCAGGTGAATTATCCAGGACTGGAGACGCATCCGCATCACGATGTGGCGAAGGCGCAAATGAAGGGTTATGGCGGCATGCTGAGCTTTTCAGTCAAGGGTGGACTAGATGCAATTAAGGTCTTTTTGCCGAAGCTGAAATACGCGCACATGGCGGCGAATCTGGGTTGTGTAGAAACCGTTGTTGGCCCTCCGGTCACGACTAGTCACGTTGAATGTACGCCAGAAGAGCGTGCGGCAGCAGGAATTCCTGAAGGCTTGGTGCGTTACTCAACCGGTATCGAAGATGTTGAAGATTTGATTGCTGATTTGGATCAAGCGCTGAGCTATTTGTAAGCGTTTCGCTGGCTGACTCAGCATCTACAATTGATAAGCTGATGTTGAAATTTTAAGGTTTCAATATCAGCTGATGGTGTGCATGGTAATCTCATGAATATGCACGCAACTTGGCGCGAATGTCAGGTTGCTTTAAGGCACCATTTTTTAATTGATAGCGTTGGGTGATGATATGAGACATGAGGAAATACCGGAAGACCATTCCGATCCGTTACTGAGTTTTTTGCACCGCTGTATTCGGCTTGCGATCAGGGTGTTGGCTGTTTTAATGGTGTTGGTGATCTTTTGGAGTATCGCCGATGTTGTTTATGTTCTGTACATGAGGCTGAGCTCTCCGCCGTACTTCTTGCTCGATATTTCCGATATTTTACAAACCTTTGGCGCCTTTATGTTGGTGCTGATTGCGGTTGAAATATTTACCAATATACGGCTGTATTTGGGCTCGAATATTCTGCCGGTTGAGTTGGTTATTGGAACGGCACTTATGGCCGTGGCGCGGAAGGTGATTGTGTTGGATCTTAAGACGGTGACTTCTGAGCAGATCTTTGGCATTGCCTTGGTGACGTTTGCCTTGGGAATTTCGTTCTGGCTAGTAAGGCACAGCAACAAAGAGCATGGCGGAGAAGAACATCATTGATTGATCGCCAGTCCCCGTATTAACTGCACTACGCCGACTCGCTGCGCTCGTAAGGACTGCGTGAAGTTAATGCTGGGGCTTGCTTGTGCGGTGGTTGCCGGAAGGGTATTCGGCACTTCGTCGATTCGCTGCGCTCGTAAGGACTTTGTGAAGTTAATACGGGGGCTGGCTTGTTCGGTGGTGGGCGGTGGTTGGTTTGAGAGAGGTGAGGGCGTGATTAGTTGTAATCAGTATGACTATATTGAGATAGCGTGTATGCACCGTTATCCGATTATATTGACGATGAAGTCTGGGGAGAGTTTGGCGTGTGTTGCGTTGGATACTCAGCTTGATGAGGCGAAGCAAGAGTGTATTAGGGTGAATGCAGAGGGGGCTGAGCGCTTGGTGGTGTTGGATGAGATTGCTGAGTTGGAAGTATCTATTGAAAACCCACACTTTAAGCATGTATCGTTTGGGTAAGCTGCGGAAACTTTGATTGCGCTAGTTCCCAGTATTAACTGCACTGCGCCGACTTGCTTTGCTCGTGAGGACTTCGTGAAGTTAATACTGGGAACTAGCTTTTATGGTGGTTTTTGGTGTGATTATTTTATTCTAAATTTAAGTAGGGTCAGGGGTCTTAAAGTATGGATATGAGAATTAAAGTTGATGATTTAGCGGATGGAAAAGTGATTGCAATGCTGGAGGCGCATCATGCCGAGATGCATTTGTATTCGCCGCCGGAGAGTATTCATGCGCTTGATAAGTCTAAGTTTAAAGATCCGTCGCTAACTTTCTGGAGTGCTTGGGATGGCGAGGCGTTGGTGGGGTGTGGAGCGCTTAAGCAGCTGTCGGATAAGCATGGCGAAGTGAAGTCGATGCGCACGGCTAAAGGGTATTTGAGACAAGGTGTTGCAGATCATGTGTTGCAGGCGATTTTGGAAGAAGCAAAGCAGCGCGGTTATAAAAAGCTGAGCCTTGAAACGGGCGTGAATGATGCCTTTGGACCGTCGTTGGAGTTATACAAGAAGCACGGATTTGAGGAGTGCGGGCCATTTGGGTGTTATGTGCTTGATCCGCATAGTCAGTTTTATTCTGTTGCGTTGGATGGATGAGCTTTGTGGCGCGCTCGTTCCCGGTATTAACTGCACTCCGCCGACTCGCGTTGCTCGTAAGGACTGCGTGAAGTTAATACCGGGAATGAGCTTGTTTGGTGGTGATGGAGGGATATGACTGCTTACTTGCTAACTTGGAATCCTAAGAATTGGTCTGAGGAACGGTTCGATCAGCTCTATGCTGATTATAAGTTAGATAAAGTGCTTAGATGGAGCTGTGGCTCAACGAAGAAAATTGTTGTTGGAGATGATTTTTACCTGCTCAAGCAAGGCAAAGGTGCTACTGGGGTTATTGGTTCGGGCACGGTGATGTCATCCCCTTACAGCGCAGCGCATTATGAGAGTGATAAGGCTGAGGTGGGTAAAATGGCATTGTATGTGAATGTAAAATTTGAATACTTGTCAGACCCGAGTGCTGCCATTCCGATTCGTCGCGACGAGCTAAATTCTCCTGAGCTGGCTTGCTCAATCTGGAGCGCTCAAGGCTCTGGTAAGACTATCCCAGATACGATTGAAGCGAAGCTTGCTGAGTTATGGCATTCACGAGTTGAGCTAAAAGCATTTACCTATCCTGAAGAAGTCGACTCCGTTATTGAAGGGGCAAAAACTACGGTCACCGTCAACGCCTATGAGCGAAACCCAGAAGCTCGCAAACGGTGTTTAGGTCAATGGGGTTATCATTGTGCAGTCTGTAGTTTCCATTTTGAGCTTTGCTACGTACTAATCGGCAAACAATATATCCATGTTCACCACTTAAAGCCGATCGCATCGATTGGCGAAGAATATGAAATAGACCCCGTGAATGACCTGCGGCCAGTATGTCCAAATTGCCACGCCATGCTACACCGAGAAAGTCCTCCGCTATCAATTGAGGAGCTAAAATCTCTAATAGTTCGTTATAACAACAACTTAAAACACACCCAAAACCAAATCAAAAACCCCATCTAACCGCACAGCTACCACCGCACTACAAGCCAGTCTTCGGTATTAACTTCACGCAGTCCTTACGAGCGCAGCGAGTCGGCGGAGTGCAGTTAATACCGAAGACTGGCAACCTACCACCCGACTTTTACCGCGCGTTTACAAAACCCGCTTGGACACTTCCGCACTCTTCCGTTTAGGATAGCATTCAGAGGAAGTTAATCTTAGAGGCGGAGTTTAGTGGCAAATCAAACTGATACTTTTCCCAAGTTACTGATTGAGAATGCGGAGCGTTTCAAAAACAAAGCCGCCATTCGAGAGAAGGACTATGGGATCTGGCAATCCTGGACCTGGTCGCAGATGCGGGATGAGATATTCGCACTGGCTAACGGTATGGCTGCCTTAGGCTTTAAACGCGGTGATAAGCTGGCCATTGTTGGCCGCAATCGTCCACGTTTATACTGGGGAATGTGTGCAGCGCAGTGCTTAGGCGGGATTCCGGTTCCGGTCTATCAAGACTCCGTTGCAGACGAGATGCAGTATGTTTTGAATCATTCCGAAGTGAACTTTGTACTCGCGGAAGATCAGGAACAAGTTGATAAGATGCTGGAGATTCACGATAGCTGTCCAGCCATGCAACACGTCATCTACGACGACCCTCGCGGCATGCGGGATTACGAATCAGAACACCTCCACGACTTTGCCGAAGTCCAAAAACAAGGCCGCGAATACGCCAAGCAGCACCCCGATTTCCTACTACAAGAAATCAATCAAGGCACTGGCGCAGATATCGGTATCTTCCTGTATACCTCAGGCACCACCGGTAAGCCGAAAGGCGTGGTGATGACCAATGACAATATTCTTATTACTGCCCGTAACAGTGTCGAATTCGACAACCTGACTGCCGATGAGGAGATCGTTTCGTATCTTCCAATGGCATGGGTTGGCGATCATATTTTCTCCTATGCCCAAGCTTATGTGACCGGTTTTTGTGTGAACTGTCCTGAAAGCGAGGCAACCATCGCGACCGATTTACGGGAAATCGGTCCGACCTATTACTTTGCACCGCCGCGTGTTTTTGAAAACATTCTCACTACCGTCACCATTCGTATGATGGATGCCGGAACGCTGAAGCGGGTGATGTTTAACTACTTTATGGAAGTCGCCAAAAAAACCGGCGTGGCAATGCTGGACGGTAAAGAAGTCTCCCGCAAAGAGAGGTTCATGTACTGGCTGGACAATATTTTGGTCTATGCCCCACTGAAGAACACCATGGGCTTTAGCCGGATTCGTTTGGCGTATACTGCGGGTGAAGCGATTGGCCCTGAAATCTTCGATTTCTTCCGCTCTTTAGGTATCAATATCAAACAGTTGTACGGCCAAACGGAAGCGGCGGTCTTTATTACCATGCAGCCGGATGGCGAGATTTTTGCCGATACTGTGGGCGTTCCGGCGCCGGGCGTCGAAGTGAAAGTGAATGAAAATGGGGAAGTGATGTATCGCGGCCCTGGTGTATTCCACAGCTACTACAAAAACGAAGAATCGACTCGCGAAACCAAAGATGCCGAAGGCTTCGTGTATACCGGTGATGCCGGTTACTTTGCAGATAATGGTCACTTAAAAATCATTGATCGCGCGAAAGACGTGGGTAAGTTCAACGATGGCAGCATGTTCGCGCCGAAGTATATCGAGAACAAACTCAAATTCTTCCCACATATCAAAGAAGTGGTGGCGATTGGCGATGGCAAAGATCATTGCACCGCCTTTATTAATATCGACTTGGAAGCGGTGGGTAACTGGGCGGAGCGCAATAATGTGCCGTATGCCAGTTATCAGGAGTTGGCGCAGGATGAGCGCGTTTACCAAATGATGCTGGAAAGTATCGAACAGGTAAATAAAGACCTATCAACCGACAGCCTGATGTCTAAATCACAGGTTCATCGCTTCTTGATTTTGCACAAAGAACTCGATCCGGATGATGGCGAGTTAACGCGTACCGGTAAAGTGCGCCGTCGTATCGTGAATGAGAAATACGCTGTGCTGATCGAAGCACTCTATAACGGCGCGAAGGAATGCTTCATCAAAACCGAGGTGGCGTTTGAAGATGGCCGCAAAGGCTCGATTGAAGCGACCTTGAAAATCAGTGATGCCAAGACCTTCGAACCCGCTCCGCAGGAGGCAAAGTCATGAGTGACGATAAGAGAACTGGCGAGACTTTGCTGGAAGTTAAGAACATTTCATTGTCATTTGGTGGTGTTAAGGCGCTGACCGACATCAGTTTCGATATTAAAGAAGGTGAGATTCGCGCGATTATCGGCCCGAACGGTGCGGGCAAAAGCTCGATGCTGAACGTGATTAGTGGCTTTTACACGCCGCAAGAAGGCGAGGTTTGGTTCCGTGGCGAAAAGCGCGGCAATATGAAGCCTTATCAAGTCGCCCGCCAAGGGGTGGCGCGCACCTTCCAAAACATTGCATTGTTTAAAGGCATGTCTACCTTGGACAACCTAATGACTGGCCGCATTACCCAGATGAATACCAATATGTTTTGGCAGGCGATCTGGAAAGGGCCAGCCGAACGCGAGGAGATGGAACATCGCGAGCGCGTTGAGCACATCATCGACTTCTTGGGTATTCAGGCGATTCGTAAAACACCGGTTGGGCGCTTGCCTTACGGAATGCAAAAGCGCGTTGAGCTAGGTCGTGCACTGGCTGCCGAGGCCAAATTACTGCTGCTGGATGAGCCAATGGCGGGGATGAATCTGGAAGAAAAAGAGGACATGAGCCGCTTTATTCTGGATGTGAACGATGAGTTTGGCACGACGGTTACCTTGATCGAGCATGATATCGGCGTGGTCATGGATCTGTCAGATCGCGTAGTGGTGTTGGATTATGGCTGCAAGCTGGCCGATGGCGTACCGGAAGACGTGCGCAATAATCAAGCGGTTATCGATGCCTATCTGGGAGTAAGTCATGACTAATTTCAATGATCGAAGCAACCATCAACTGGTTCAGCAGAGGGGGAACGTATGAGTCCGTTTATTCTTAATGCGCTGGAGGTCATTCTCAACGGCCTGATGGCGGGTGTGATGTACTCACTGGTGGCTTTGGGCTTTGTACTGATTTACAAAGCATCCGGTATTTTTAACTACTCGCAGGGTGTAATGGCCTTGTTTGCAGCCTTGACGTTGGTGGGTTTTCAAACCGGACAGATTCCGTTTTCGCATCTGATTAATGCCATCTTTGGCACCAATCTGCATCATTGGGGGAGTGGTATGAATACCTTCCTCGCAATATTGGCAACCATGGCGGTAATGGTTCTGTTTGCCTGGCTGTTGGAGCGGATTGTACTGAAACACATGGTCAATCAGGCACCGATTATTCTGTTTATGACCACCATCGGTTTAGCCTACTTCATGGAAGGTTTTGGCGACCTGATGTGGGGCGCAGACATTAAAACACTGGATGTGGGACTGCCTTCTGGTGGCTCGCGCTGGCTAGAAGATGCAACCATTGGCTGGGCCGCTGAAGGCACTGAATATTATGGCATGTATATTGATGTGCTGGATGTGTGGGCGGCGGGTATCTCTATTTTGCTGGTTATCGCACTGACTTTATTCTCGCAATACACCAAGACTGGCCGCGCACTTCGTGCAGTAGCTGATGACCATCAGGCGGCATTAACCGTCGGTATTTCATTGCGCACGATTTGGATTATCGTCTGGTCGCTAGCAGGCTTTGTGGCACTGGTCGCCGGTATTATGTGGGGCTCTAAATCAGGTGTTCAGTTCTCCTTATCCTTGATTGCTTTGAAGGCTTTACCGGTATTGATACTGGGCGGATTTACCTCGATTCCCGGTGCCATTATTGGTGGCTTGATTATCGGCGTGGGTGAGAAGTTATTTGAATTCACTGTCGGTGCCATGATCGGTGGCGCGACTGAAAACTGGTTCGCTTATGTACTGGCCTTGGCCTTCCTGATGTTCAGACCACAAGGTCTGTTCGGCGAAAAGATTATAGAGAGGGTTTAACGAATGTTTTATAGAGAAGCAGGTGATTTTAAAACCTCCTACGCCAAGGATCAGCAGTCGTTCCCGATTAAACTAGACCGCTACTGGGTTTGGGGTGTACTGGCCTTTGCCTTTTTAGTGGTGCCGTTTTTCATCAATGACTACTGGGAAAAGTCGGTATTACTACCGTTCCTGGTTTGGTCAATGGCAGCGCTGGGATTGAATATTCTGACCGGCTATTGCGGACAAGTAAGTTTAGGAACCGGTGGTTTTATGGCCGTCGGTGCATACTCCTGCTACAAGCTGATGGTGGCTTTTCCGGGGATGAATATCTTCATCGTGGTAATTCTGGCAGGCTTGATTACTGCGGTAGTGGGGATTGCGTTTGGCTTGCCCAGCTTACGGATCAAGGGATTCTATCTGGCGGTTGCCACACTGGCCTCCCAGTTCTTCCTGATCTGGATGTTTAACAAGATTCCATGGTTTTACAACTACTCAGCGTCCGGCATGATTACCTCGCCTGAGCGGATGATCTTCGGTGTACCCATTACCGGTGCCGCAGCGCCATCTTGGGCCACTTACTTATTCTGTTTAACGCTGGTGACCATCTTTGCTTTTGTTGCCAGAAACCTGACGCGAGGCCGCATTGGTCGCTCATGGATGGCAATCCGTGACATGGACATCGCTGCAGAAATCATCGGTGTACCACCATTACGTGCTAAGTTATCTGCATTTGCGGTAAGTTCG harbors:
- a CDS encoding DUF1285 domain-containing protein, encoding MSSLDTLQKQLEPLKDSGHAPVHLWHPEHHGKVDIVIHHDGSWTHEGGPIKREALVRLFASVLWYENGEHYLKTPAEQMQIMVETTPFLITQMTVQAKGTPEQTIVFTTSYNDTVVLGPEHDLWLDKTVVIGQEVPLVGVRYEMCARLVRSVYLELVELGELVSDNQHEYLRLMSAGKVFQLPIA
- a CDS encoding response regulator transcription factor; amino-acid sequence: MPDTPSQIVIVDDEVAIQSLIKRYFQRHGAQVHCAGSGDELHQILQLHEIDIVFLDVNLPGKDGFTLLDEIKRDYEAGVIMLTAHNELNDRLTGLNGGADDYVPKPFDMSELMARSNAVLRRLGKLKTKPEPDTCSYHFAGYSLDSKVRELHNAEQALIDLSPAELDLLLVFMKHPQTVLSRDYLLQQTRGRDAAPFDRTIDVRVGQLRKKILVEEAQHPLFKTIRGGGYMLMTEVVKQAG
- a CDS encoding PAS-domain containing protein is translated as MKPPNTLEQRSAWTLDALNYLDQGISVFDQNLRLIACNQRMIELLEVPETLMVTDQHIGEIFRFNAQRGEYGEGDIDKLVAERVRLAETFEPHVFDRIRPDGTIIEVRGNPMQNNGGFVTTYTDVTEQRQAEARLEKRVKKRTAEYRRESEAHRKTAEALHKSELWIRQIADAVPALIAYVDKNNCYQFINNMHREWFGLDREQLIGSSIFELVEERNLAKMEHDIATVLQGTEVSSEYVIRRKGRSPLDVSISFIPHFDKSGKMLGYFFLGQDLTEHKQTQRELVESQKMQALGRLTGGIAHDFNNLLTIILGNLNFIEDDSLDTEEMREVIQSCQQAAKRGGELIQRLLTFSRRQSLKPESTNINALVEEFSVLLQRTLGETVQVKRRLATGLAPALVDKNQLETCLLNLTLNARDSMPKGGKLTIRTQHYIKPAHHITFSDLPTGHYIMLSVSDEGEGMSDETVSRAFEPFYTTKPSGVGTGLGLSMVYGFVKQSGGGIDIRSREGEGTTIRLIFPIDAKASGPHLKKPKATLPKQQHARILLVEDDEGVRQFVHRTLSKMGYTVDLAENGDFALDQLSQNPDYELVLTDIVMPGSTSGLDLYARVKQQYPKTKVLCMTGYSEQLESSLDEKHLLRKPFQQNELANKLKAILKPEHA
- a CDS encoding DUF4253 domain-containing protein, whose protein sequence is MKIVSLDPDTAFEQAINSFNDAKRLVVVGSQQSIEQLQEQMEDMSEGEDDIIENAMDIELEDWFEDQKQELINGFEDDDFDLSGIVGEWPGEADLKSDFTLAFDMLSGEVVDDLCGLKIKTDASWKIPAYLCYGGWNACPEPELQCAIWKYWEEKYGAKIVGISGDVIEAYVSRPPETEEDAMELAWEQYLYCADIVDQGCETISNLGAGLINHDKWYFWWD
- a CDS encoding cystathionine gamma-synthase family protein, translating into MTDNTNSNHQPGLSTLSIWGGEQEHELYERSTQVPVVHSVSFAYKDIDTWHAVALEKEPGHIYSRNTNPTVRAFEDKVKELEGAEAATSFSSGMAAISNIFGTFLRPGDRVVSIKDSYGGTNKIFTSFLPPLNIDVTLCDTIEYEEIEAEIAKGCTMLYLETPTNPTVKIIDIKRLAAAAKKVGALVVVDNTFATPINQNPLKLGADLVLHSASKYLGGHADALGGVACGNKDLIKMVYHYREINGATLAPMDAYSFIRGMKTLSLRVERQNQSAMKIATWLQSHPAVEQVNYPGLETHPHHDVAKAQMKGYGGMLSFSVKGGLDAIKVFLPKLKYAHMAANLGCVETVVGPPVTTSHVECTPEERAAAGIPEGLVRYSTGIEDVEDLIADLDQALSYL
- a CDS encoding phosphate-starvation-inducible PsiE family protein, producing the protein MRHEEIPEDHSDPLLSFLHRCIRLAIRVLAVLMVLVIFWSIADVVYVLYMRLSSPPYFLLDISDILQTFGAFMLVLIAVEIFTNIRLYLGSNILPVELVIGTALMAVARKVIVLDLKTVTSEQIFGIALVTFALGISFWLVRHSNKEHGGEEHH
- a CDS encoding Rho-binding antiterminator, coding for MLGLACAVVAGRVFGTSSIRCARKDFVKLIRGLACSVVGGGWFERGEGVISCNQYDYIEIACMHRYPIILTMKSGESLACVALDTQLDEAKQECIRVNAEGAERLVVLDEIAELEVSIENPHFKHVSFG
- a CDS encoding GNAT family N-acetyltransferase, translated to MDMRIKVDDLADGKVIAMLEAHHAEMHLYSPPESIHALDKSKFKDPSLTFWSAWDGEALVGCGALKQLSDKHGEVKSMRTAKGYLRQGVADHVLQAILEEAKQRGYKKLSLETGVNDAFGPSLELYKKHGFEECGPFGCYVLDPHSQFYSVALDG